TGTCGTTCGGCGTTTCGTGGCCCAGGTAGGTGTCGGACGCGGGGAACTTGTAGATGCCGCCCCCGCCGCCGCCGGCCACGACGTAGGTGGTGCCGTCTTTGACCGGGTTGACGGTGCCACCGGTGGCGAGCTTCTTCGTCGCCTTCCCGCCGCGGATCGGGTCGGTGCGCTCGTAGATGTGGTTGTGCCCGTTGAGTACCAGGTCGACCTGATACTTGTCGAACAGCGGTGCCCAGTCGGTCTGCGCGCCCAGTTCCGCTCCGTTGTCGGCGCACGTCGAGTACGTGCACTGGTGGAAGTAGACGACGATGAAGTCGATCGTCGGGTCGGCGCGCAGCGCGGCGAGCTTCGCCTTGAGGAAGGCGAGCTGCTTTCCCTTGGTGTAGCCGAGATTCGCCGGGGTGTTGTAGCAGATGTCGTTGCCGTCCAGACTGATCAGGCCGACGTTCTGGTACCGCCACGAGTAGATCCCGGTGGAGTCGCCCCAGGCGTTGTCCGGCATGGTGAACCGCGCGCGGACGCCGCCGTAGCCGTCGGGCGAGTACCAGACCTCCATTTCGTGGTTGCCGATCGCCATCATCCACGGAGTCTGCGAAGCGACCGGCTCGTTCTGCACGAAGAAGGAATCCCAGACTCGCGCGTCGTACTTGTCGGTGGTGTTGCCGCCGCCTTCGGTGTTGGCGTAGCTGAGGTCTCCCATGTGGACGTGGAACGCCGAGCCGAGACCGGCGACGAGGTTGGTGGTCGCGGCCGCGTTGTAGCCGACGCCCTGGTCGCCGAACGCGGTGAAGGTGAACGGGCCGCCGCGGCCGGGTGCGGGGGCGGTGTGGAAGCTGGCGATGTCGCCGAGCCGGGTGCGATCGCCCGCCGGGTCATGGCCCCGGTGGCCCACGACGTAGTAGTAGGTCGTATCGGGCACGAGGCGGTCCAGGCTCGCGTGCAGGTAGTACTGCGTCACGGTGGTGGGCCTGACCAGCGGTTCGTCCTCGACCGGGTGCTGCCAGGCCAGCTTGCT
This sequence is a window from Amycolatopsis benzoatilytica AK 16/65. Protein-coding genes within it:
- a CDS encoding purple acid phosphatase family protein, whose product is MPESPRPGRSASSPRFSARPSLAEQHEQYVAQYSRRSLFRAGAAGGAVLAGGALLPGLATAAPAGADFRQAKDKPAGSAVRPFGRHLAFGADPSRQVVVSWQVPAAVTAPFVRIGLSPTDLGQQVPAEVRTLVSKLAWQHPVEDEPLVRPTTVTQYYLHASLDRLVPDTTYYYVVGHRGHDPAGDRTRLGDIASFHTAPAPGRGGPFTFTAFGDQGVGYNAAATTNLVAGLGSAFHVHMGDLSYANTEGGGNTTDKYDARVWDSFFVQNEPVASQTPWMMAIGNHEMEVWYSPDGYGGVRARFTMPDNAWGDSTGIYSWRYQNVGLISLDGNDICYNTPANLGYTKGKQLAFLKAKLAALRADPTIDFIVVYFHQCTYSTCADNGAELGAQTDWAPLFDKYQVDLVLNGHNHIYERTDPIRGGKATKKLATGGTVNPVKDGTTYVVAGGGGGGIYKFPASDTYLGHETPNDKPVPMVVSDKDGKDHTVQVTWSRIRYTGYCLVAVDAIPARPGKPARLNVRSVTEDGTEVDQFTVQRG